In Sesamum indicum cultivar Zhongzhi No. 13 unplaced genomic scaffold, S_indicum_v1.0 scaffold00124, whole genome shotgun sequence, the DNA window tgcatataaattttttaaacacatCAAGTGTACATATTGATTGgaatagaatataaaaaagaaaaaaaaattgaaatgaaaaccTCAATTTGAAACCACAACATCTTGAAATTGAGACAATAAATACCTCAAAATCAACTCAAtcgaaaacaaacataggaCAAAGCAtgtattaggaaaaaaaagagttaCCAGAAAGCAAATCAGCAAGACTGCCCATGGGATAATAATCACAAACCACAAACTTGATCCTCTTAGCATAGAGATAAGCAGTGACAGGCACCAAGAACTCACACTGGTTTCCCACCTGAGCCACCCTCTCAATCCTCCTCCCAAACTCGCGTTTCCTAATAGCGACTCTCCTAAACCTTTTCACTGCACAAATTTTGCCCCCTAGAAGCACCACCTTCTCAGTCATCCCTAGAGGGCTCTCCCCCACCACCCCAACTGATGCCCTCAAGACCTGCCTAAGTGTCATCGACTCCGAACTATTCGGACTTTGATTATAACTACCCGCAACGACTTTATTGCCACTTACACGACTATTGTAACTATCATTCCATTCGTCGAATGAGACCAATGGGATGTCGTCCATGAACCCTACGATGAAGTCTTCATCGTATTCGGATATGGAGGCCGTCGACCGGAGGCTCGATTCCCCCCCTCGAGGGCTCCTCTTTGGCTTAGTGAAAGCTCTTGATAGCATGTTCTTGCTAAGGCAGAAAGAAGTGTTACAATGgtggttttttttcttttttttttttgttttccctcTTTGTATTTGTGATGTTTCTGCAAGGGTGTGGCATGGAGAAGAGAGGGTGGTGGTGGGCTATTTGATTCAAAGTTTGGATGAGTGTGATTGGTTTGACATATGTTTGTCCTAGGAAACTACGGTTGGAAATTGGATTTATGTGCAGCTTTTGAGGTGGTCATCGATCATGCATATGAAATAacgatatttttttgtacttgtCTCAGAAATTTGTTGTCCTTACCTATATATGAATCAACTCGAGTTCATCTACGTTTTTGagtcaatgtaattttttcttatgagTTGGGATTGTATCACATCTTATGAGTTGGATTTCTTTGTCTGATGTTGTTGTAATGTTGTAATTTGGcatataaaacaaacatatGACCTTAATATATGCATTGTTGAAACTTTTCAAGGAGAgattaaaatgaaaaggatATAATATAGCATAAAGATCAATAAAGAATTAGATGAGAGAGAAGAAGCAAGATTTTATCATACTATGAAATATAGATAATTGACTGAATCTATTAATTTACAGAATTTTCATTAGGAATCCAACGGCcgtacaatatttaatttacagtAGACAAGATGGTGAAGAGTTCCCGATTTATCTCATTACATATGTGAAttgagcaaaaaaaaattaaaaaaaaatgtataaaagaattaataaattacattctgattttgaaaaataaagcaaattaccctaCATTAATAGTTTAGATAGGGGATAGTTTGCTTTATTTCTAAAACACAGAAgtaatttgctttttttaataatttttttttatttgctttttatATCACATGAGCTAAATTGCAATATTTCTAATAGCTCCGCTCCAATTCCATGTACTCACTAGTGGAAATAAGGAGGATTAGTTGGTGGGCCTTTTACGCATGTGGGCTTTATGATCTGCAGGCTTAGACACTCCAATCAACTAGTTTAATTTGGGCTTTCCTTCATTTCATCTATAATATATCCTGTTGGAGCCCAAATCATTTCTTGTCACTGACAGATAATTGGGCCTTTTGGCCcacaaactattttttttttttttcttgttaaatacAAGGATGGAGGGGTGAGGAACTTAAATTTGAAAtcgattattttttatttatactttattattaaaaaaacactttttttttatgtgaccCTTGATTATGATTGGTCATTTAtttaaaggataattacactctctttTCCTaaggtttgatgtaattatacgtagttCTCCTGTGGTTccgaaaattacatctagcacccctgaGTTTGCTGCAGTCTAACTATAAATCcctttgttagtcaaaattcaccaaatttaatgatattaataaaaaaaatagagaaaaatctATGTTTGCctctgattgacttattactaatttattacaggtcaaataaatatttttatgttcaaattaccctcatacttCTCCACGCATTAATATATgagaggaggtatattttcatcgttataaagatagtttagttagaaaaaaattatttaacctgtaataagccagtaataagtcaatcgagagtaaacatcaatttttattcagttcttttattaatatcaataaatttagtgaattttgactaacatatgaacttatttattagacaaaacaaatattaagggtgctaaatgtaattttcaaccCACAGAGGGTGTCTGTGTAACTACACAAAAGTTCAAAGGaagggtgtaattatcccttatttaaaattaactatttttaacttattcatttattataatcttCCATAATCACCTTTTCGTAgttatcttttctcttttctcgtGCACTTTTTAATTTCTCCTAAATTATGCATTAGCTTTGTTTATCAATATGTttttagaaatcaaaatatttatattaacttgttaacttatatatatttttaggtaCTTCTTCCCTcttcaaaagttaaataatacaatttatgtATTGATGCTTGTGATTTTAGCATGGATTTAAAGTTCTTCAATTTTGATGTTATTTGGgctaattgaactaaaacacttgagaaaaaaagaaccTATAAAACAACACGTTAGTATttcgatgcttaagttagtcccgaatttaagaataaataaacgtggagataaattataatgacaaaTTGTGATAGAGATATGAATCGTAAGCAAGAGcatgaattttaaaatggCAGAATAGCAATGAGAGAGTTATCAGAATACTGAAGGGTTGTTTGTTGAGGAGTGCCACtcatatttatagaggaggagCCCTTCTCCGCAAAAAATTTGGAGAGAGTTGTGTATCCGAGAAGGAAGGGGCGAGAGTCTAGTGGATAAGGTCACCTTGTAACTGCTCCTTGCGCAACATGTATTCGGATGAGGAAGGACTCCTTCTTCGTGAAGATTCCTGCCTTGCAAGGAGTCCCCTAAGGCTGAATAGTCCAATCCTTTGAGGACACCTTCCTTCCCTCGGATTGGCCTTGAAAAGGTGCAGCAGACCTTCATACTGGGCCTCCTTCTTGGTCTAATATTGATGGAGCAAGCTTCTTTTTTGGACAGGTTTTGGTATGGTGGACTCCCTCTCGGGTTGAGCCCAGTGGGTCCCCCTTTTGAGCCGAACCATGCAGGGTGCTTCCTTCTTAGGCTAAGCTTAGTGCCCTTGGCAGGCTGACTCTCTCCTGGGCTGGCGGGCTTGGCTTGGGCTTAGCATTTCTTCTTGGACCAATTATTTTTGAGTCATACCctcatgtatatatacatatatatatatattacgttaaataatttttttaaaaaattatgtacatatatagaatatatCACACATACgattataaagaaaagatgTAATGCCAAttcaaacaattaatattcaaatgCCCCAAGGGCAGACAAAATTATTGACATCTTGAATAATACAAGATGTACATTAATCGTAagtatttattctttttattaatataaaaaaatagtatttctTGAAGTAATTTGGTGCATTtgatatttaacataaatattaagtatagGAATTATCATTTTGCTAAAGTTACTAAGATTGATTCCCCATCCCCATCATTTAAATCGTAATATCCATTTCCACACGCAATGCAAAGTACGTCAAACTTGTGACTAAATTTTGGGGTACATTAAGTCACTTTCTTTAAAGTTTAGtatgattataaaatattatttaaaaaattataaatatttttattttaacgtttatttcattaatttttgttaaattgtcatccaattttataataaattaattaaaatacccttttgaattataaattacaactttatatatttttttaaagcttttaagaatattttatgaacttaTATGCATTGTGAATTTTACTTTActcattcttaaaattttgtacattttttcaaatatttaaagaagaAATCAGTGAAggtaaagtaataattttcgTCTTCCTATTTAGaggttatataattatttttatttaaaaattatataaaaaaaggaaagaggtAGTCATATTTTATCCTAATTTTtaaggggaagaaaaaaaataaaaaagaagtctaagcagaaaaagaaagtCAAACCAATCGTAGCGCAGGCTTATATTATATGGTCCTCTTGCGTGACATCTCACGCCCACCGAATTCAGATCCAACCTTAAAATTCGGTCCCCTCCATGACACGTGGACGGTCCACTAGTTGCCCGCAACCTCGTCCACCAGTGCACTCCCATTCCAAACCTACCCGAACTGCCCGGATCTCAcctatatcaaaattttccgCCCCCTCAACATCTTCACTGCAAAATTTTCACCATGGCAAAATTCTACGCCGCCGTCATAGCACTCTTCTGCCTATTCACCCTCTCGCTCGCCCGTACTTCGCCGGAAAACGATGACGTCACCACACAGGTTTCTCTTCCTCTGGCTGAAGCCCGCCCCGCAGACCTTCCTAGCGAGCCGGTCAAAACCGAAACAGAGTCCAACTCCGTAGTCGCTACCTCCGTGCCCTTGACAAAAGTCACTTTTCGTCCGGTCAACCGCCGTTTCCGTGTGGGATCAAAACGTCCCTGCCGCCACCACTTTAGAATTTACCCCACGTTGAGGGAAATCGACGAGATCCCCTTCGGGGATGATATGATCATTCCCTCCGGCGAGAACAGCGACTTCGAGAACCCCGTACTTCACGGAGAAGGGCCGCGGGTTCGCCGGCGGTGGGTGAGGCTGCACCACCACCACGATGAGGACAGCGACAGTGATGACGACGAGGATGACGAACGGATGAAGAAGATCTTTAAGCGGTACGATTACGACAGGTTCAACAGGGAGAAGGAGCTGAAGgttttgaagaaaatgaggAAGCATTTCAGGCTTCAGCATgaggagaaagagagagaaaagagaagtgGTTTCATGAAGCGCGTGCGCAAGTTCTTGGACCATTATTTCTAGATATTCGACTTTCATCATTTACTGATGGAATTATATATGCTGCTGCTAAAATAATCATGCGAGATAAATAATATGTACGTTTCTCGGTTTCAGATCCAACGTCTTGCATTGGTTCATGGACACACAGTAGTATGTGTAGTGAGttgtgaaattttcatttttcccttttggtTTTTGTGGTCTGTAAATAAGTTTGCATCCGTTTGAGATGTGGAGGATCATATgcatatgtatacatatatatatacagatataTTCTCTTTGTTTTGTACTATGATTTGATCATGATTCATTAATTCGATCATGGAGTAAAGAGGCCAGCGTAGTTTGCTAAGGAATGATCTGGTTTTGGCTGAAGGAAGATGTTCAAAGTGCCtatggaaaattttcatagTTGTATATACTAATCAGAAAGTTCTGTCTTCATTCAAACACATAATCATCATATTACAACATGAATTCTTGTAAAAGAGGAACAAATTTGACGAGTTCTAATCAGAAGGAAGACGAGCATGCACCTGTTTGCTGGTGGCTGGTAAGCTGAGAACACGGCCATGGGCTGACTTGAACTGCTGCTCCTCTTACATCAGAGCATTGCCATGGCAAATTCCTCGGCCCTCTCGCACCACGAAGATGGATGTTGGAGAGACAAATCCCAGTAAATGGTGCATTTTTCAGACCATGAATCAGACCAGGTTGCTGCACTCTTTCTCCCCAGATATTCTTGATAACGACATCCTTAAGAACTGGGAGGGCGTTTCGGTTATAGTACTCATCTGGGTGGTCTCCGACATCGCCAGAAATCTTTATCCCTTTTCTTGCATCCTCCATGTAGACGTTTGAGACTGTGATGTTTCTTATAACGCCTCCCCTGCCGACATTGGTCTTCAAATGGATGCCAACTCCCATGTTGAATAGGTTTATGTGCTCGGCTAGAACATCCTCGACACCACCAGAGGTTTCGCTTCCGACTGCGATTCCAGCAAATGGAGACGACCCGGTTACCCGTCTAATGGTGATTCCATGACTAGGACGACCATATGCTATTCCATATTCGTCCCACCCGCTCTTCACGGCTATGAGGTCGTCTCCTGTTGATATGTAGGCGTCCTCGATGCACACATGGGAGCTTGAGTCTGTATCATGAAATAATCTTGATATAAGCAAAATCAGTGTTTTCAAAGGTCATCTAACGGAATTGTGATTACATAGACATTTGAAATATAGCACCGTTCCATTTTGTATCATACCCGGATCAATTCCATCGGTGTTGGGAGAGTCAGCAGGGGCCAGTATCGTCACATATCGAATTACAACATTGCTGGCAAGAGGAAAAGCGTGAGTTAAACCAGCTCACCTATGTATCACATTTTATGCATTTGCAAGCCAAAGTGACTAGAAGTCCAGAGTAATCGATTGTGACAAAAGCTCAATATGAAAAGTTATGGTTCGTGGGAGTCTCCATATTCTATGTTCAGATAATTTATCACAGGTATCAAAGTGAAGTAGATAAAAGTAGTATTTTATAGGACTAGTGTTAGTAGTAGGTGAAAATGGCCATGAAAAGCATATATACAGATTAAGATGAGACTTGGAAATACGTTTCTATGTTGTTCATGATTGAAATCGAACCACGTACTGGCAATTATGTGGTGACTAATCTTTCTAAGAGTAATTTGTTTCCCAGAAAACAAGAAGCATTTTCCTAGTTAATGACCAGAAAGAATAAAACGTTTTTACATGTTATTAACCACTCATGCTAGCTGATAAGAAATTGTGGTATTAGGTCATTACCTGCAATACACAGGGTGTATGTTCCAAAAGGGTGAgttcttgaaaattacattgGAAATTATTACACCTCTGGAGTTCATTAATTCAATAAGGTTTGGTCTAGTAAACTTGAGAGTTCTTTGCCTCCACATGTTCCACCAGATGCCACCTTGGCCATCTATCGTCCCATTTTCacctattaaaaaataaataaattggaaaCAACATGTTATTACTTCctttaagaaaaacaaacatgacATAGAATACACGCTTGATCTTTTATGTTCTTCGTCAAATCAGGTTCTAGTATGTTcacaattcttttctttaatggTAGAAAAGTACAGGAAGAGCGCGACCAGCGTGGAACCATTTTCAAGTCTCTTTCCTAATATCAGTTCTatgcaaaaaagaatttagagaggaaaaaaagataatttgagAGTCATCCAAAAGATTGCCTCAGGATGTTTTTTTCGAAAATGAAACCCAATGTACATTTAGCCCAGATGATCCATCTCAAATGTACCTGTGATTATGACATCATGTAGCCCATCCCCATGGATGAAGCTCATATACCTTCCTCCAGGTCgttctcttcctcttccatAAGATGGCAATGGCGCTACCAAGGGCCATTGCTCTGTATCCTAAAGCATTGAGGACAGAACAAGTCAAAGATCCATGCCACttgtaaatattataacaaggAGTCAAATACAGAGGAAAAAGAATCCATTTCTAGGTTACACCTCCCAAGAATGAACTTTTGTCCTGTCAGGACTATTTAAACTTATACTGTTGCACAAAGATAAGGACACCAAATATAGCTCAACAATGACATGAGCTATGCCTATTTTGGATCTCCATCAAAACCTCATCATTTTACTCTATCTTTAACGTTTAGTATTATTTGCCAGGCCTACATGACTCTGTTGTCAATTACAATAGCTGGCAGAACATATTTAAATGAACAAGAAGTCCGCCAACTGGATCGTCGGCCCACAAAATTTAATGTGTCCCTCGTAAGCTCTAATTCTTTACCATCTATATCCCTAACCCTATAGCGTATCATACCATTTCAACATAACTCCAGTCCAATGaatcaaacaaattacaattaacATTCCACGTGGTCCCATTTCAAGTTCTCATCACAAGTTTGCAATAGATAATAGACTAAACAATACTTCATATGGTAGCAAGTACCAAGAACAGTGCTATCTCAGGTACAAAATTAAGCAGGAGAAATCAAAGAAGAATAAATTGCTCAACATAGTTAGATTCAACTGATAAAGCAGAACACAAACAAGAATTCTCATAGAGAAAACAAAGGAGAAAATTTCAATACCATTGTGGCTTTGATGACCGCTCCTCTAGCCAAGTAAAGAGTCATGTGGCTGGTTAGATTGAAGGGTCCAGTCAAATACTCTCCAGGAGGAATATAAAGAAGAGTGCCACCCCTCCTCCTTAAATGCTCAATTCTATATATTGCT includes these proteins:
- the LOC105179158 gene encoding probable inactive receptor kinase RLK902 codes for the protein MLSRAFTKPKRSPRGGESSLRSTASISEYDEDFIVGFMDDIPLVSFDEWNDSYNSRVSGNKVVAGSYNQSPNSSESMTLRQVLRASVGVVGESPLGMTEKVVLLGGKICAVKRFRRVAIRKREFGRRIERVAQVGNQCEFLVPVTAYLYAKRIKFVVCDYYPMGSLADLLSGAREQGHTALEWKHRFKIVHGIAKAIAYIHSQNPPREKHLQLNLHGNIKSSNVMIDIDFTARLSDYGFVQLADQVEVDDTGQAEISTPSPERALVETISQESDIYNFGMVLMDILGWPKVSLGVENYPRGLGVGYQLWD
- the LOC105179131 gene encoding uncharacterized protein LOC105179131 is translated as MAKFYAAVIALFCLFTLSLARTSPENDDVTTQVSLPLAEARPADLPSEPVKTETESNSVVATSVPLTKVTFRPVNRRFRVGSKRPCRHHFRIYPTLREIDEIPFGDDMIIPSGENSDFENPVLHGEGPRVRRRWVRLHHHHDEDSDSDDDEDDERMKKIFKRYDYDRFNREKELKVLKKMRKHFRLQHEEKEREKRSGFMKRVRKFLDHYF
- the LOC105179130 gene encoding probable polygalacturonase, whose translation is MHCFDYLILLRIGVILLLSINYANAEWETCSWIVPMRNRYDKISITDFGGVGDGVTLNTKAFRAAIYRIEHLRRRGGTLLYIPPGEYLTGPFNLTSHMTLYLARGAVIKATMDTEQWPLVAPLPSYGRGRERPGGRYMSFIHGDGLHDVIITGENGTIDGQGGIWWNMWRQRTLKFTRPNLIELMNSRGVIISNVIFKNSPFWNIHPVYCSNVVIRYVTILAPADSPNTDGIDPDSSSHVCIEDAYISTGDDLIAVKSGWDEYGIAYGRPSHGITIRRVTGSSPFAGIAVGSETSGGVEDVLAEHINLFNMGVGIHLKTNVGRGGVIRNITVSNVYMEDARKGIKISGDVGDHPDEYYNRNALPVLKDVVIKNIWGERVQQPGLIHGLKNAPFTGICLSNIHLRGARGPRNLPWQCSDVRGAAVQVSPWPCSQLTSHQQTGACSSSF